ACTTCTGAGatgtccatatatatatattcatcaaGAATATGTCGTAAAGCCTCAAAATTTCTTATAAGAATTCAAAACCgttaattaaaaactatatatgatatatctatCAAATCGAGCTAAGTATGATAATAGTTAATTATACCGTACATCACGAAACCCTAGCAATGAATAAAAGAAAGACGTATATGGAGAGTATTTCTAAGTAACAATATGAAAGACAAATATGCATTCCTCTAACGTCTAGGATCGATCTATCAAGATGAAAGAGGAAAGAAAAAACACGAACGCTCAAATATGCATATTAACTACAAAATAAATACCAAAGATCCCAAATAAAAGAGGACTCCACAAATGATTTAAACACACATAAAATTATCCGTtgataaaatatgtaaattcaATTAAAAGGTGGTCTTGAAGGTGTACCAGCTCCCCATCCTAGCAAATGAGGATCACCGGGAAAACCATAGCCACCCACATTACCTCCTAACTGTCCCTGACCGGTCACTCCCGATGGTGGAGAAGCTGATGGGGCATGCTGCATCTGCGGTggtcctcctcctccgccgccgccaccaccgccttcttcttcttcctcctcctcaatTGGCAATCTCTCGAAAACCGCATTTGAGAACGAAGCAGCCATTAGTATAACCGGAGCTGATGCAACAAGCGGAGCGACAACGCTACCTCCAATCACCTGACCTTGGCCTCCGGATAAAAATATTGACAAACCACCAGCACCAGGCGGTGCAGGTGGTGGCAAAACGGTTCCCGTTAGCGAAAGAATCTCAAACCTTCCGTGTAAAGTCACAACTCCACCGGCTCCAGCCCCAACACCACCACCGTTACCGGGAGTGACTGGCTGACGGAGAGTGACGTTAGAAACGGTGCCGTTTCCCCCTAAAACGGATACCCCTCTCCCTCTCCGCCTGGCGTAAGTGGAAAGACTCTCAACTATGTCAGCTCCAGGAGATACTT
The sequence above is drawn from the Brassica napus cultivar Da-Ae chromosome A8, Da-Ae, whole genome shotgun sequence genome and encodes:
- the LOC106414311 gene encoding AT-hook motif nuclear-localized protein 27, with amino-acid sequence MEGGGASRYFHNLFRPEIHHQQQLQPQGGINLFDQHHHQQQQHQQQQEQPSDDSRESDHSNKDHHHQTGRPDSDPATSSSAPGKRPRGRPPGSKNKPKAPIIVTRDSPNTLRSHVLEVSPGADIVESLSTYARRRGRGVSVLGGNGTVSNVTLRQPVTPGNGGGVGAGAGGVVTLHGRFEILSLTGTVLPPPAPPGAGGLSIFLSGGQGQVIGGSVVAPLVASAPVILMAASFSNAVFERLPIEEEEEEEGGGGGGGGGGPPQMQHAPSASPPSGVTGQGQLGGNVGGYGFPGDPHLLGWGAGTPSRPPFN